A genome region from Chloroflexota bacterium includes the following:
- a CDS encoding 2-hydroxyacyl-CoA dehydratase yields the protein MENAKPKIGWLCAFAPEEIAMAAGLFPMRLSGGGESAAVADAYIYSNLCPYVKSILALGLNGETKHLDGLVFVRSCDGMHRLYDVWRSYVGTRFAYMLEVPKNQDEAAVEYFAGQLRKFARALEQEFGKEITLESLNKAIKTTNQMRTQMQHIYQLQRKLPLPLSGSEVFQLGLEGLSMDKKSFIAKLKKYYSDARSLAKQRGKESKARVLVSGNVIDRPDLFNIIEAAGADVAAADLCTALRYFGHLVDEDSGDPYLALAHGYLSKLRCARMTGLNERLTEIRELVDAYAVDGVVYTSVKFCDQHLADAPYFVEKLKDEGVAVLFLENDYTWGTRGQLTTRVEAFVEMLDSRRR from the coding sequence ATGGAGAACGCTAAACCGAAGATTGGCTGGCTTTGTGCTTTTGCCCCGGAGGAGATAGCTATGGCTGCCGGTCTTTTTCCCATGCGGCTCAGCGGAGGTGGTGAATCAGCCGCGGTGGCTGATGCCTATATATATTCCAACTTATGTCCTTACGTTAAAAGCATTTTAGCACTTGGGCTTAATGGTGAAACTAAGCATCTAGATGGGCTGGTCTTTGTCAGGTCGTGTGATGGCATGCACCGCTTGTATGATGTGTGGAGGTCATATGTCGGCACTCGCTTTGCCTATATGCTGGAGGTGCCTAAGAACCAGGACGAGGCTGCTGTAGAATATTTTGCTGGCCAGTTACGCAAGTTTGCACGTGCCCTGGAGCAGGAATTCGGGAAAGAAATAACGTTGGAGTCGCTTAACAAGGCTATCAAGACAACTAACCAGATGCGCACGCAGATGCAACACATTTATCAGCTTCAGCGCAAGCTACCGCTGCCTCTATCCGGGAGTGAGGTATTCCAGCTTGGACTTGAGGGACTGAGTATGGACAAGAAGTCCTTTATTGCAAAGTTGAAGAAGTATTATAGTGATGCTAGAAGTTTGGCAAAACAACGTGGGAAAGAAAGTAAAGCCCGTGTGCTTGTCAGTGGCAATGTGATAGACCGTCCTGACCTATTTAATATCATCGAAGCTGCTGGAGCCGACGTAGCTGCTGCTGATTTATGTACTGCTCTGCGCTATTTCGGGCACCTGGTGGATGAAGACAGCGGCGACCCATATCTGGCTCTGGCACACGGGTATCTTAGTAAACTCCGCTGTGCCCGCATGACTGGCCTGAATGAGCGCCTTACCGAAATAAGGGAGCTGGTAGATGCTTATGCGGTTGATGGTGTTGTCTACACCTCGGTCAAGTTTTGTGACCAGCATCTAGCTGATGCGCCATACTTTGTGGAAAAATTGAAAGATGAAGGAGTGGCGGTGCTGTTTTTGGAAAACGACTATACGTGGGGGACCCGTGGTCAGCTCACGACCAGGGTGGAGGCCTTTGTCGAAATGCTGGACAGCCGAAGGAGGTAA
- a CDS encoding helix-turn-helix transcriptional regulator → MADRSIGMRIQQTRKELGLTQEELAARLGCTQAALSNYELGKRRLYLASLEQIAEILGKPLSYFLESLASPGEDDVKSWYPRYPYR, encoded by the coding sequence ATGGCCGACCGCAGCATCGGTATGAGAATTCAGCAGACCAGAAAGGAACTTGGTCTCACCCAGGAGGAACTAGCAGCCAGGCTAGGCTGTACACAGGCGGCCCTATCAAACTACGAGCTGGGCAAAAGGCGACTTTATCTCGCCAGTTTGGAGCAAATCGCAGAGATACTGGGCAAGCCGCTGAGCTACTTCCTGGAATCACTTGCCAGCCCTGGTGAAGACGATGTCAAAAGCTGGTATCCCCGATATCCTTATCGCTAA
- a CDS encoding enoyl-CoA hydratase/isomerase family protein, whose protein sequence is MSEPVTVTQDNRIAKLILNRPAVFNAFDHDMIEHFTRHVVALAVDNTVRGVVISGEGKGFCAGGDLKWVSEFPLGPSAAFHKLAASFHQAILEIRRMPKPVIAAINGAAAGGGFSLALACDFRVMARSATLRQAYTSNGLCVDGGGTFTLPRLVGLARALEIVGFDAPISSEKAVAWGLVNKVVDDGQALEEAMNMAHELSKGSLNSFGWSKQLLTDSFNSAFETHIERERFGLRSCAEHPDGKEGLKAFVDKRKPVFQS, encoded by the coding sequence ATGTCAGAACCCGTGACAGTTACACAGGATAACAGGATAGCAAAACTAATTCTAAACCGACCGGCAGTATTCAACGCTTTCGATCATGATATGATTGAGCATTTCACGCGCCACGTTGTTGCCCTTGCTGTAGATAACACTGTACGAGGTGTAGTGATCTCGGGCGAGGGCAAAGGCTTTTGTGCCGGCGGTGATTTGAAATGGGTATCCGAGTTTCCGCTCGGTCCTTCTGCAGCCTTTCACAAGTTGGCGGCGAGTTTCCATCAGGCAATACTGGAGATTCGCCGGATGCCTAAACCAGTTATAGCAGCCATCAACGGAGCTGCAGCCGGCGGTGGTTTCTCATTGGCGCTAGCTTGCGATTTCCGTGTCATGGCTCGGTCTGCTACTCTGAGACAAGCCTATACCTCAAACGGACTTTGTGTCGATGGTGGAGGCACATTCACGCTTCCGAGGCTTGTAGGCCTCGCCCGCGCTCTAGAAATCGTTGGGTTTGACGCTCCAATTTCCTCTGAGAAGGCAGTGGCTTGGGGGCTAGTAAACAAGGTTGTAGATGACGGGCAGGCACTGGAAGAAGCAATGAATATGGCTCACGAATTGAGTAAGGGCTCACTCAATTCCTTTGGGTGGTCGAAACAGCTGCTTACAGATTCATTCAATAGTGCCTTCGAGACACACATCGAGCGAGAGCGATTTGGACTTCGCAGCTGTGCTGAGCACCCAGACGGAAAAGAAGGATTGAAGGCTTTCGTAGACAAACGCAAACCCGTTTTTCAGAGTTAA